The following proteins are co-located in the Streptococcus anginosus genome:
- a CDS encoding YebC/PmpR family DNA-binding transcriptional regulator, translating into MGRKWANIVAKKTAKDGANSKVYAKFGVEIYVAAKKGEPDPESNSALKFVIERAKQAQVPKHVIDKALDKAKGNTDETFTEGRYEGFGPNGSMLIVDTLTSNVNRTAANVRSAFGKNGGNMGASGSVSYMFDNKGVIVFAGDDADSVFEQLLEADVDVDDVEAEDGSITVYTAPTDLHKALTALRESGVEEFQVTELEMIPQSDVTLSGEDLETFEKLYAVLEDDEDVQKIYTNVEGF; encoded by the coding sequence ATGGGACGTAAATGGGCCAATATTGTGGCAAAAAAGACTGCCAAAGATGGTGCAAACTCAAAGGTTTATGCTAAATTTGGTGTTGAAATCTATGTAGCAGCTAAAAAAGGAGAGCCAGATCCAGAATCGAACTCAGCTTTGAAATTTGTTATTGAACGTGCGAAACAAGCGCAAGTGCCAAAGCATGTCATTGACAAAGCACTGGATAAGGCAAAAGGAAACACAGACGAAACCTTTACAGAGGGGCGTTATGAAGGGTTTGGACCAAATGGTTCTATGCTCATCGTTGATACACTAACTTCAAATGTCAACCGTACGGCAGCCAATGTTCGCTCTGCCTTTGGTAAAAACGGTGGAAATATGGGAGCAAGTGGCTCAGTTTCTTATATGTTTGATAATAAAGGTGTGATTGTGTTTGCAGGAGACGATGCAGACAGTGTTTTTGAACAACTGTTAGAAGCAGATGTAGACGTAGATGATGTAGAAGCAGAAGATGGAAGCATTACAGTTTATACAGCACCAACAGATTTGCACAAGGCCTTGACTGCTCTCCGTGAATCTGGTGTAGAAGAATTCCAAGTCACCGAATTGGAAATGATTCCGCAATCTGATGTGACCTTATCAGGTGAAGACTTAGAAACATTTGAAAAGTTGTATGCTGTTTTGGAAGATGACGAAGATGTCCAAAAAATTTATACAAATGTAGAAGGATTTTAA
- a CDS encoding helix-turn-helix domain-containing protein, producing MKKQTLGMMISSLRKAKGMTQLELAEKMGVTDKAVSKWERDLSYPDINTIPKLADLFDTSVDELMQGQTVMKENKKNRKSDIVDTVLRGLGVAMGIVVVVLSALGKVDTKAALTTLGLGLASLSISSLKDRNE from the coding sequence ATGAAAAAACAAACACTAGGTATGATGATTTCATCATTAAGGAAAGCAAAAGGGATGACACAGTTAGAACTGGCTGAAAAGATGGGGGTCACTGATAAGGCTGTTTCAAAATGGGAAAGAGATTTATCCTATCCAGATATTAATACCATTCCTAAATTAGCAGACCTGTTTGATACATCGGTAGATGAGCTGATGCAAGGACAGACAGTGATGAAAGAAAACAAGAAAAATAGAAAATCTGATATTGTTGACACCGTGTTGAGAGGACTTGGAGTAGCCATGGGGATTGTTGTAGTGGTTTTATCTGCTTTAGGAAAAGTGGACACTAAGGCTGCACTGACAACGCTTGGACTTGGTTTAGCCAGCCTTTCTATCTCCTCACTAAAGGATAGAAACGAATGA
- a CDS encoding amino acid ABC transporter substrate-binding protein, whose amino-acid sequence MKKVLKYSSLTALGLLTIGALAACSNSKSTTSSAKIEIKVATNASPKPFNYEENGKLTGYEIEVVRAIFKDSDKYKVKFETTEWSGIFAGLDSDRYQMAVNNISYTKERAGKYLYAAPTAKNPNVLVVKKDDKSIQSLDDIGGKTTEVVQGTTTAAQLEKYNQEHSSNPTKISYTKADFQQIMSHLNDGKFDYKIFDKIGVETVIKNQKLDNLKVIDLPSDQQPYVYPLLAKGQDELKTFVNKRIQELYKDGTLEKLSQKFFGGSYLPAEADLK is encoded by the coding sequence ATGAAAAAAGTGTTGAAATATTCTTCTTTAACAGCCCTTGGGCTTCTGACAATAGGAGCTTTAGCAGCATGCTCCAATTCAAAATCAACGACTTCATCTGCTAAAATAGAAATTAAAGTTGCAACGAATGCTTCACCAAAGCCATTTAACTATGAAGAAAATGGGAAACTAACAGGTTATGAAATCGAAGTAGTTCGTGCGATCTTCAAAGATTCTGACAAATACAAGGTCAAATTTGAAACGACAGAGTGGTCTGGTATTTTCGCTGGTCTAGATAGCGATCGCTACCAAATGGCGGTCAACAATATCAGCTATACAAAAGAACGTGCAGGCAAGTATTTGTATGCAGCTCCAACTGCTAAAAATCCAAACGTTTTAGTGGTGAAAAAAGACGATAAAAGTATCCAATCGCTGGATGATATTGGTGGTAAAACAACAGAAGTTGTACAAGGGACAACGACTGCAGCACAATTAGAAAAATACAATCAAGAACATTCTAGCAATCCAACGAAAATTAGCTATACAAAAGCAGATTTTCAACAGATTATGAGTCATTTAAACGACGGTAAGTTTGATTATAAGATTTTTGATAAAATTGGTGTTGAAACAGTCATTAAAAATCAAAAACTGGACAACTTGAAAGTGATTGATTTACCAAGTGATCAACAACCTTATGTTTATCCGCTTTTAGCAAAAGGACAAGATGAGTTGAAAACATTTGTTAATAAGCGCATTCAAGAGTTGTATAAAGACGGAACTCTGGAAAAATTATCTCAAAAATTTTTTGGTGGTAGTTACTTGCCAGCGGAAGCAGATTTGAAATAA